In Nocardia asteroides, a single genomic region encodes these proteins:
- a CDS encoding zinc-dependent alcohol dehydrogenase encodes MQHLVFEDVGRYRWQHTADPVISDPRQALVRPLVVACCDLDVGVVQGVLPVPPGHAVGHEGVAEVIAVGDQVTAVRVGDRVVVPFQINCGECAPCRRGVTGSCAALPLMATYGMAPVSGMDGGGFLADLVLVPFADAMLVSLPESVDPVAVASLSDNIPDGWRGVGPYRNELAALDAADRRVLVVGGLSIGLYTSALATALGAHVDYVDTDPGRLAIAERLGATVHDRTGPDRAWSPYPVTVNTSMSPKLLSATLRATWPDGVCTDTGIYFQGSIEMPLLPMYTRGVRFVTGRVNARAVIPEILDLLAGGVDPAIVTDRVVAWDDAPREWAAMTGKTVFTRL; translated from the coding sequence GTGCAGCACTTGGTTTTCGAAGACGTCGGACGGTACCGCTGGCAGCACACCGCCGACCCCGTGATCAGCGACCCGCGCCAAGCTCTGGTGCGGCCGCTGGTGGTCGCCTGCTGCGACCTGGACGTGGGCGTGGTCCAGGGCGTGCTGCCGGTGCCGCCCGGGCACGCCGTCGGCCACGAGGGCGTGGCCGAGGTGATCGCCGTCGGCGATCAGGTCACCGCTGTGCGGGTCGGGGACCGGGTGGTGGTGCCGTTCCAGATCAACTGCGGGGAGTGCGCGCCGTGCCGTCGCGGGGTCACCGGCTCGTGCGCCGCACTGCCGTTGATGGCGACCTACGGGATGGCGCCGGTCTCGGGCATGGACGGCGGCGGCTTCCTCGCCGATCTGGTGCTCGTCCCGTTCGCCGACGCCATGTTGGTCTCGCTGCCGGAGTCCGTGGATCCGGTGGCGGTGGCGTCGCTGTCGGACAACATCCCCGACGGGTGGCGCGGGGTCGGGCCCTACCGCAACGAACTGGCCGCCCTCGATGCGGCCGACCGCCGCGTGCTGGTCGTGGGCGGGCTCTCGATCGGGCTCTACACCAGCGCGCTGGCCACGGCTCTCGGTGCCCACGTCGACTACGTGGACACCGACCCGGGCAGGCTGGCCATCGCGGAGCGCCTCGGTGCCACCGTGCACGACCGCACCGGGCCCGACCGCGCCTGGTCGCCGTACCCGGTCACCGTGAACACCTCGATGAGCCCGAAACTGCTGTCCGCGACCCTGCGGGCCACCTGGCCCGACGGGGTGTGCACCGACACCGGCATCTACTTCCAGGGCTCGATCGAGATGCCCCTGTTGCCGATGTACACCCGCGGCGTCCGCTTCGTCACCGGGCGGGTGAACGCCCGCGCGGTCATCCCCGAAATCCTCGACCTGCTCGCCGGCGGCGTCGATCCCGCGATAGTGACCGATCGAGTAGTGGCGTGGGACGACGCACCCCGGGAATGGGCGGCGATGACAGGAAAAACCGTGTTCACCCGGCTCTGA
- a CDS encoding DoxX family protein: MDIVILIGRILFAAIFIGGALGHFTNTQAMAAYCESSGLRPGRVYVIASGIWMLVAIALVVLGAWADLGAAMLVIFLLPTAVLMHPFWRHSDAETRMNEQIQFSKDVSLAGAALFLFGFVVATGDALGLTLTGPLFG, translated from the coding sequence ATGGATATCGTCATTCTCATCGGCCGAATTCTGTTCGCCGCCATCTTCATCGGCGGCGCGCTGGGTCACTTCACGAACACGCAGGCGATGGCCGCCTACTGCGAGAGCAGCGGACTTCGTCCCGGTCGTGTCTATGTGATCGCCAGCGGAATCTGGATGCTCGTGGCTATCGCGCTGGTCGTCCTCGGCGCGTGGGCCGATCTGGGCGCGGCGATGCTCGTGATATTCCTGCTGCCCACCGCGGTGCTCATGCACCCGTTCTGGCGGCACAGCGACGCCGAGACCCGGATGAACGAGCAGATCCAGTTCAGCAAAGACGTCTCGCTGGCCGGTGCCGCACTGTTCCTGTTCGGATTCGTCGTCGCCACCGGCGACGCACTCGGCCTCACCCTCACCGGTCCGCTGTTCGGCTGA
- a CDS encoding phytanoyl-CoA dioxygenase family protein, whose product MSHDNSAHSTGRVEQAEDLFGDLAGRYRSTAAATDVVPSTLVDADSAALERDGYLVIERLLPPQLGADLAATLPALLGPVGRNDFEGRHTQRAYSLLAKTRVCDHLVEHPRVLALLDRLLMPNYLLSQLQAIRIGPGANRQLPHFDDGMYPVPRPRAALSAATIWAITDFTADNGATVVIPGSHRWDDARRPTDSDEHVSIAMPAGSVVFFLGTLWHGGGANHTADRRRLAVTAQYCQPWLRPQEAFTLSTPPATARTVSENIRRMIGYSIHPPFLGMVDGMHPKRVLDIPE is encoded by the coding sequence ATGTCTCATGACAACTCGGCACACTCGACGGGCCGCGTGGAGCAGGCCGAGGACCTCTTCGGCGACCTCGCCGGCCGATACCGTTCGACAGCGGCCGCCACCGATGTCGTTCCGTCGACGCTGGTCGACGCCGATTCGGCCGCACTCGAGCGCGACGGCTACCTCGTCATCGAGCGGCTCCTCCCGCCACAGCTCGGTGCCGATCTCGCCGCTACGCTGCCCGCCCTGCTCGGTCCGGTCGGCCGAAACGATTTCGAGGGCAGGCACACCCAGCGCGCCTACAGTCTGCTCGCCAAGACCCGGGTATGCGATCACCTCGTGGAGCACCCCCGCGTGCTCGCGCTGCTCGATCGCCTGCTGATGCCCAACTATCTGCTCTCCCAGCTGCAGGCCATCCGGATAGGCCCCGGTGCGAACCGGCAACTCCCGCATTTCGACGACGGCATGTATCCGGTCCCCCGCCCGAGGGCCGCGTTGAGCGCTGCGACCATCTGGGCGATCACCGACTTCACCGCCGACAACGGTGCCACCGTGGTCATCCCCGGCAGCCACCGCTGGGACGACGCCCGCAGGCCCACCGACAGCGACGAGCACGTCAGTATCGCGATGCCCGCCGGTTCGGTCGTCTTCTTCCTCGGCACCCTGTGGCACGGCGGCGGCGCCAACCACACCGCCGACCGGAGACGCCTCGCCGTCACCGCCCAATACTGCCAACCCTGGCTGCGGCCCCAGGAGGCGTTCACCCTCTCGACACCCCCGGCCACGGCGCGCACGGTATCGGAGAACATCCGACGCATGATCGGCTACAGCATCCACCCGCCCTTCCTCGGCATGGTCGACGGCATGCACCCCAAGCGGGTCCTCGACATCCCCGAGTAG
- a CDS encoding Lrp/AsnC family transcriptional regulator, which translates to MTTTHHADEIDARLLLALARTPRATTVALAERTGLSRNTVQARLGRLEEAGALLSFERRIDPATLGYPLRAYILTNVTQRKLAQVSAALDEIPEVLEVLGLSGVADLLIHVAARDAEDLYRVAGDILGIKGVKRTNTALVMRQLVDHRAEQLVEKLL; encoded by the coding sequence ATGACAACCACGCACCACGCCGACGAGATCGACGCCCGACTGCTGCTCGCGCTCGCGCGGACCCCGCGCGCCACCACGGTCGCGCTGGCCGAACGGACGGGGCTGTCGCGCAACACCGTGCAGGCCAGGCTGGGCAGACTCGAGGAGGCCGGGGCGCTGCTGTCCTTCGAGCGGCGCATCGATCCGGCGACGCTGGGCTACCCGCTGCGGGCCTACATCCTGACCAACGTCACTCAGCGCAAGCTCGCGCAGGTCTCGGCCGCGCTCGACGAGATCCCCGAAGTGCTCGAGGTGCTCGGCCTCAGCGGCGTGGCCGACCTGCTCATCCATGTCGCCGCCCGTGACGCCGAGGATCTCTACCGCGTGGCGGGCGACATCCTCGGGATCAAGGGCGTGAAACGCACCAATACCGCCCTGGTGATGCGGCAGCTGGTCGATCACCGGGCCGAGCAGCTGGTCGAGAAGCTGCTGTGA
- a CDS encoding 2-oxo acid dehydrogenase subunit E2 encodes MTTDQIAATTTVHMPALGESIEEGTITRWLKAPGDRVEAEEPLLEVATDKVDTEIPAPAAGILDRILVEEDSVVAVGTALAIIAAESGAGAPAPAETPPPAAPAPEPAPAAASAPAGAGVPVPGPAPDPEPAPAPAPAPAPTASPAPAPVPTSVPTATSAPAPAAPPPAPALASEAPAPTPVATPAPARTPAAAAATPAEPGTKVEKLPRIRRTIAARMVESLQISAQLTSVLEVDVTAIATLRAQHKDAFLARTGVKLSFLPFFAKAAVQALATHRMLNASLDPEVTEVTYHGHVHLGMAVDSDKGLMVPVIRDADTLTIAGLAQAIADKAERVRTGKIGPDELGGGTFTLTNTGSRGALFDTPIINQPQTGILGTGAVVERLVPDRRDGNLTISARSMAYLSISYDHRIVDGADAARYLTAVKNKLENGFTADDLT; translated from the coding sequence ATGACCACCGACCAGATCGCGGCCACCACCACCGTGCACATGCCCGCCCTCGGCGAGAGCATCGAGGAAGGCACCATCACCCGCTGGCTCAAAGCACCCGGCGACCGCGTCGAGGCCGAGGAACCCCTGCTGGAGGTCGCGACCGACAAGGTCGACACCGAAATCCCCGCGCCCGCCGCGGGCATCCTCGACCGGATCCTCGTCGAGGAGGACAGTGTCGTCGCGGTCGGCACCGCGCTCGCCATCATCGCGGCGGAGTCCGGGGCAGGAGCTCCGGCACCGGCGGAGACCCCGCCGCCGGCTGCTCCGGCACCGGAGCCAGCACCGGCTGCCGCGTCCGCACCTGCAGGAGCGGGGGTACCTGTCCCGGGACCGGCACCTGACCCGGAACCGGCACCTGCTCCTGCTCCCGCTCCGGCACCCACAGCGAGTCCGGCACCCGCACCCGTTCCGACCTCCGTTCCAACAGCGACATCCGCACCCGCTCCGGCAGCACCGCCTCCTGCCCCGGCGCTGGCTTCCGAGGCGCCCGCACCGACTCCCGTGGCCACACCGGCACCCGCCAGGACTCCCGCGGCCGCAGCAGCAACGCCCGCCGAACCCGGCACCAAGGTCGAGAAGCTGCCCCGGATCCGCCGGACCATCGCCGCGCGCATGGTCGAATCCCTGCAGATCTCCGCTCAGCTGACCAGCGTGCTCGAGGTCGATGTCACCGCCATCGCCACCCTGCGCGCCCAGCACAAGGACGCCTTCCTCGCCCGCACCGGCGTGAAGCTGTCGTTCCTGCCGTTCTTCGCCAAGGCGGCGGTCCAAGCCCTTGCCACCCACCGGATGCTCAACGCCTCGCTCGACCCCGAGGTCACCGAGGTCACCTACCACGGCCACGTTCATCTCGGGATGGCCGTCGACAGCGACAAGGGCCTGATGGTGCCGGTCATCCGCGATGCCGACACCCTCACCATCGCCGGTCTCGCCCAGGCGATCGCGGACAAGGCGGAGCGTGTACGTACCGGCAAGATCGGCCCGGACGAGCTGGGCGGAGGCACCTTCACCCTCACCAACACCGGAAGCCGCGGCGCGCTGTTCGACACCCCCATCATCAACCAGCCCCAGACCGGCATCCTCGGCACCGGCGCCGTGGTCGAACGCCTGGTCCCGGACCGCCGCGACGGAAACCTGACCATCAGCGCCCGCTCCATGGCCTACCTCTCGATCTCCTACGACCACCGCATCGTCGACGGCGCCGATGCCGCGCGCTACCTCACCGCCGTCAAGAACAAGCTCGAAAACGGTTTCACCGCAGACGATCTGACCTAG
- a CDS encoding transketolase-like TK C-terminal-containing protein — MTPAPVAPSITSALPSATGDPDFDALESIERRLLWLSTSIVHHANRVRPNPTGLKVGGHQASCASMVSIMTALWFDQLRAGDRVSVKPHASPVLHGINYLLGELDEKYLTTLREFGGLQSYPSRTKDPDPVDYSTGSVGIGATAPIWGAMARRYVDTHLTATGAGRQYSLVGDAELDEGAVWEAILDPGIAELGEVVWIVDLNRQSLDRVVPNIAARRLEKMFEAAGWQVITVKFGRLLESLFARPGGDALRTRILDMSNPEYQRLLRCSAAEIRTRLPGTGAGSEAIAALIADLDDDTVTAAIRNLGGHDLPALIQAYRQIDDTRPTVIIAYTIKGYGLPTQGHPQNHSALLTIDEYTRFAEGIGYDPHQPWQRFESGTAAASLCDATAATLHRDPVPALPSIPIPTEFGRIPKGTSTTQAALGRALLDLTRAAPEAAQRVVTVSPDVSSTTNLGGWVNKVGVWSSDERHNWFADDAETIMHWNERPTGQHMELGIAETNLVGLIGELGATWSRWGQPLFPIGVLYDPFVERALEPWSYGIYAGGQSILVGTPSGVTLAAEGGAHQSIKTPSIGLEQPGCVSYDLAFAIDVEWTLLASLAKMGRPDGTSAYLRLSTRPVDQTLADVPADPAARERRRRQVVAGGYPLVRRADATLTIVAVGALLTEALAAGERLEQAGVPADVVCVTSPGLLFEALQARQGRGSGESWILDQLFPADRATPMVTVLDGHPHTLAFLSGINQVRSTALGVSKFGQVGSLDDVYRYHGIDTDSIVRAALDILP; from the coding sequence ATGACCCCCGCCCCCGTTGCCCCGTCGATCACCTCCGCGCTCCCCAGCGCCACCGGCGATCCGGATTTCGACGCCCTCGAGTCGATCGAGCGACGGCTGCTGTGGCTGTCCACCTCGATCGTCCACCACGCCAACCGCGTCCGGCCCAACCCGACCGGCCTGAAGGTCGGCGGGCACCAGGCCTCGTGCGCCTCGATGGTCTCCATCATGACGGCGCTGTGGTTCGACCAGCTGCGCGCCGGTGACCGGGTCTCGGTGAAACCGCACGCCTCCCCCGTGCTGCACGGCATCAACTACCTGCTCGGCGAGCTCGACGAGAAGTACTTGACGACGCTGCGCGAGTTCGGCGGGCTGCAGTCCTACCCCAGCCGCACCAAGGATCCCGACCCCGTCGACTACTCCACCGGATCGGTCGGCATCGGAGCGACCGCCCCGATCTGGGGAGCGATGGCCCGCCGCTACGTCGACACCCATCTGACCGCGACCGGCGCGGGCCGCCAGTACTCGCTGGTCGGCGACGCCGAGCTGGACGAGGGCGCGGTGTGGGAGGCGATCCTGGACCCCGGCATCGCCGAGCTGGGCGAGGTCGTGTGGATCGTCGACCTCAACCGCCAGTCGCTGGACCGCGTGGTGCCCAATATCGCCGCGCGCCGGCTGGAGAAGATGTTCGAGGCCGCGGGCTGGCAGGTCATCACCGTCAAGTTCGGGCGGCTGCTGGAATCGCTGTTCGCCCGCCCCGGCGGCGACGCACTGCGCACGCGCATCCTCGACATGTCCAACCCGGAGTACCAGCGGCTGCTGCGGTGCAGCGCGGCCGAGATCCGCACCCGGCTCCCCGGAACCGGCGCGGGCAGCGAGGCGATCGCCGCGTTGATCGCCGACCTGGACGACGACACCGTCACCGCGGCGATCCGCAACCTCGGCGGCCACGACCTGCCCGCCCTGATCCAGGCCTACCGGCAGATCGACGACACGCGCCCGACGGTGATCATCGCCTACACCATCAAGGGCTACGGCCTGCCCACCCAGGGACACCCGCAGAACCACTCCGCGCTGCTCACCATCGACGAGTACACCCGGTTCGCCGAAGGCATCGGCTACGACCCGCACCAGCCGTGGCAGCGCTTCGAATCCGGCACAGCCGCGGCGAGCCTGTGCGACGCGACGGCGGCCACGCTGCACCGCGACCCGGTGCCCGCGCTGCCCTCGATCCCGATCCCGACCGAGTTCGGCCGGATCCCCAAGGGCACCTCCACCACCCAGGCCGCGCTGGGCCGTGCGCTGCTCGACCTGACCCGCGCCGCGCCCGAGGCCGCCCAGCGGGTGGTGACGGTCAGCCCCGATGTCAGCTCCACCACCAACCTGGGCGGCTGGGTGAACAAGGTCGGCGTGTGGTCCTCGGACGAACGCCACAACTGGTTCGCCGACGACGCCGAGACGATCATGCACTGGAACGAGCGCCCGACCGGCCAGCACATGGAACTCGGCATCGCCGAGACCAACCTCGTCGGCCTGATCGGCGAACTCGGCGCCACCTGGAGCCGCTGGGGGCAACCGCTGTTCCCGATCGGTGTCCTCTACGACCCGTTCGTCGAGCGCGCCCTTGAACCCTGGTCCTACGGCATCTACGCAGGCGGCCAGTCCATCCTGGTCGGCACCCCCTCCGGGGTCACCCTGGCCGCCGAGGGCGGCGCCCACCAGTCGATCAAGACGCCCTCGATCGGCCTGGAGCAGCCCGGCTGCGTCAGCTACGACCTCGCCTTCGCCATCGACGTCGAGTGGACCCTGCTCGCCAGCCTGGCCAAGATGGGCCGCCCCGACGGCACCTCGGCCTACCTGCGGCTCTCCACCCGCCCCGTCGACCAGACCCTGGCCGACGTGCCCGCCGATCCCGCCGCCCGCGAACGGCGCAGGCGCCAGGTCGTGGCCGGTGGCTACCCGCTGGTCCGCCGCGCGGATGCCACGCTGACCATCGTCGCCGTGGGGGCCCTGCTGACCGAGGCGCTCGCCGCGGGCGAACGTCTCGAGCAGGCAGGCGTGCCCGCCGACGTCGTCTGCGTCACCAGCCCCGGGCTGCTGTTCGAGGCGCTGCAGGCCCGCCAGGGCCGCGGCAGCGGCGAGAGCTGGATCCTCGACCAGCTCTTCCCCGCCGACCGCGCCACCCCCATGGTCACCGTCCTCGACGGACACCCGCACACCCTGGCATTCCTGTCCGGGATCAACCAGGTGCGCAGCACCGCACTCGGCGTCAGCAAGTTCGGCCAGGTCGGCTCGCTCGACGACGTCTACCGCTACCACGGCATCGACACCGACAGCATCGTGCGCGCCGCCCTCGACATCCTGCCCTGA
- a CDS encoding RraA family protein, with protein MASSSRRCRAITQAAPGDVIVVQTNGSRLAALGDVLSAEAYRRGLAGIIVDGFIRDSRDLPPRFPVWARGAVPNVGRSDVAPDVGAPILLGGVPITPGAIVLADHDGIVSAPQARLDACVEPAQEIARTDAALRDRINQGRSLLDMSSLVDHVAAMRSGRRSALAIDPF; from the coding sequence ATGGCGAGTTCCTCTCGACGTTGTAGGGCGATCACCCAGGCGGCGCCGGGCGATGTGATCGTGGTGCAGACCAATGGCTCGCGCCTGGCGGCTTTGGGCGATGTGCTCAGCGCCGAGGCTTACCGGCGGGGACTGGCCGGAATCATCGTCGACGGCTTCATCCGGGACAGCCGGGATCTGCCGCCCCGGTTCCCGGTCTGGGCGCGCGGCGCGGTACCGAACGTCGGTCGTTCCGACGTCGCCCCCGACGTCGGCGCACCGATCCTGCTCGGTGGCGTGCCGATCACCCCCGGTGCCATCGTCCTGGCCGATCACGATGGCATCGTGTCCGCCCCGCAAGCACGGCTGGACGCCTGCGTGGAACCCGCACAGGAGATCGCGCGGACCGATGCCGCCCTTCGTGATCGAATCAACCAGGGGCGCTCGCTGCTGGACATGTCCAGCCTGGTCGATCACGTCGCCGCGATGCGCAGCGGCCGCCGCAGTGCCCTCGCCATCGACCCGTTCTGA
- a CDS encoding TetR/AcrR family transcriptional regulator: MSLSPDLPDDLARLWRLRKSSRLGRPAGLDVERVVGVAIDLADRDGLAGATLPKIAAELNVTPMSLYRHVGSKDELLTLMGDLAFGLPPQYAPPYGDWRTMLRHWAQAQWLVYRRRPWLAQLPTSGPPRGPHLIAWLDAGLRALRDTGVDPAAKLGILTVISGYVRQADLLAQQLEQGWLSDGGDQLQHEQSYGRRMAELLDPARFPDAAALFATGLFEAPPPTEDPTGDDFRSGLELILDGVSATVAAN; this comes from the coding sequence GTGAGTTTGTCCCCCGACCTTCCCGACGATCTCGCCCGTCTGTGGCGGCTCCGGAAGAGCTCCCGGCTCGGCCGTCCCGCCGGTCTGGACGTGGAGCGGGTGGTGGGCGTCGCCATCGACCTCGCCGACCGCGACGGCCTGGCCGGAGCTACCCTGCCCAAGATCGCCGCCGAGCTGAACGTGACTCCGATGTCGCTCTACCGCCACGTCGGCTCCAAGGACGAACTGCTCACCCTCATGGGCGACCTCGCCTTCGGCCTGCCCCCTCAATACGCACCGCCATACGGTGATTGGCGCACGATGCTGCGGCACTGGGCGCAAGCGCAATGGTTGGTGTACCGCCGCCGCCCCTGGCTCGCGCAACTTCCGACCTCCGGCCCCCCACGCGGCCCGCACCTGATCGCCTGGCTGGATGCCGGCCTGCGCGCCCTGCGCGACACCGGCGTGGACCCGGCCGCCAAACTCGGCATTCTCACCGTGATCAGCGGCTACGTCCGCCAAGCCGACCTCCTGGCCCAGCAACTCGAGCAGGGCTGGCTCTCCGACGGCGGCGACCAACTCCAGCACGAACAGAGCTACGGCCGCCGGATGGCCGAGTTGCTGGACCCCGCGCGATTCCCCGACGCTGCGGCCCTGTTCGCCACCGGCCTCTTCGAAGCGCCCCCGCCCACCGAGGACCCGACCGGCGACGATTTCCGCTCCGGCCTGGAGCTGATCCTGGACGGCGTGAGCGCCACCGTAGCCGCGAACTGA
- a CDS encoding acetolactate synthase large subunit — MSHTLSQHRPQATQTAAAPLDHVLEAVTGAQAVVRSLEELGAEVVFGIPGGAILPVYDPLLESRKVRHILVRHEQGGGHAATGYAQASGKVGVCMATSGPGATNLVTAIADAQMDSVPLVAITGQVSSRLIGTDAFQEADIAGITAPITKHTFLVTAADDIARTLAEAFHIASTGRPGAVVVDIPKDILQSRTVFDWPPVLRLPGYRPENKPSTTQLRAAAQLIADAHRPVLYVGGGVIKSGAAPELLEFAEATGIPVVTTLMARGAFPDSHPLHYGMPGMHGTVAAVAALQKSDLLIAVGARFDDRVTGEAASFAPGARVVHIDIDPAEIGKNRTVDVPIVSDCRQALTGLLAATPATGSTDLAPWIEELDRIQDSFPLSYAAPAGGALSPEFVIEAVGRSAGPEAVYTSGVGQHQMWAAHYIRYERPRSWLNSGGLGTMGYAIPAAIGAKLAAPEREVWAIDGDGCFQMTNQELATAAIEGIPIKVALINNGNLGMVRQLQEIHYGGRYSSVDLATHSRRIPDFVKLSEALGCVALRCEREEDVEAVIAQARAINDRPVVIDFIVGDDALVWPMIAAGASNDHIMAARGIRPLFTDDE, encoded by the coding sequence GTGAGCCACACCCTCTCCCAGCACCGGCCCCAGGCGACGCAGACCGCGGCCGCACCTCTCGACCACGTCCTCGAAGCCGTGACCGGCGCCCAGGCTGTCGTGCGCTCGCTGGAGGAGCTGGGCGCCGAGGTGGTCTTCGGAATCCCCGGTGGGGCGATCCTTCCCGTCTACGACCCGCTGCTGGAGTCCAGGAAGGTCCGCCACATCCTGGTCCGCCACGAACAGGGCGGCGGGCACGCCGCCACCGGCTACGCCCAGGCCTCGGGCAAGGTCGGCGTGTGCATGGCGACCTCGGGGCCCGGCGCCACCAACCTGGTCACCGCCATCGCCGACGCCCAGATGGACTCGGTTCCGCTCGTGGCCATCACCGGCCAGGTGAGCAGCCGCCTGATCGGCACCGACGCCTTTCAGGAAGCCGACATCGCCGGTATCACCGCACCGATCACCAAACACACCTTCCTGGTCACCGCAGCCGACGACATCGCCCGCACCCTGGCCGAGGCCTTCCACATCGCCTCCACCGGCAGGCCCGGGGCGGTCGTCGTCGACATCCCCAAGGACATCCTGCAGTCCCGGACCGTCTTCGACTGGCCCCCCGTGCTGCGATTGCCCGGATACCGCCCCGAGAACAAACCCAGCACCACACAGCTCCGGGCGGCCGCACAGCTGATCGCCGATGCCCACCGGCCGGTGCTCTACGTCGGCGGTGGCGTCATCAAATCCGGGGCCGCACCCGAGCTGCTCGAATTCGCCGAGGCAACCGGGATCCCGGTGGTCACCACACTCATGGCACGCGGCGCCTTCCCCGACAGCCACCCCCTGCACTACGGCATGCCGGGCATGCACGGCACGGTCGCCGCCGTCGCCGCCCTGCAGAAGAGCGACCTGCTGATCGCCGTGGGCGCACGCTTCGACGACCGGGTCACCGGCGAAGCCGCCTCCTTCGCACCAGGGGCACGCGTCGTCCACATCGATATCGACCCCGCCGAGATCGGCAAGAACCGAACCGTGGACGTCCCGATCGTCAGCGACTGCAGGCAAGCCCTCACCGGCCTGCTGGCGGCGACCCCCGCCACCGGCTCCACCGACCTCGCGCCGTGGATCGAGGAACTGGATCGGATACAGGACAGCTTCCCGCTCAGCTACGCCGCCCCGGCCGGCGGCGCGCTCTCCCCCGAGTTCGTCATCGAGGCCGTCGGCCGATCGGCGGGCCCCGAGGCCGTCTACACCTCCGGCGTCGGCCAGCACCAGATGTGGGCCGCGCACTACATCCGCTACGAGCGCCCCCGCTCCTGGCTCAACTCCGGCGGCCTCGGCACGATGGGCTACGCCATCCCGGCCGCCATCGGCGCGAAACTCGCCGCCCCCGAGCGCGAGGTGTGGGCCATCGACGGCGACGGCTGCTTCCAGATGACCAACCAGGAACTGGCCACCGCCGCGATCGAGGGCATCCCGATCAAGGTGGCCCTGATCAACAACGGCAACCTCGGCATGGTCCGACAGCTCCAGGAAATCCACTACGGCGGCCGCTACTCCAGCGTCGACCTCGCCACCCACTCCCGGCGCATCCCCGACTTCGTCAAACTCTCCGAAGCGCTCGGCTGCGTCGCACTGCGCTGCGAACGCGAAGAAGACGTCGAAGCCGTCATCGCGCAGGCACGGGCGATCAACGACCGCCCGGTCGTCATCGACTTCATCGTCGGCGACGACGCGCTGGTCTGGCCGATGATCGCCGCGGGCGCCAGCAACGACCACATCATGGCGGCTCGCGGTATTCGTCCCCTCTTCACCGACGACGAATAG
- a CDS encoding TetR/AcrR family transcriptional regulator, whose product MPRPDRSRAALLEVAGQLFRRQGYAATGVNQILEVAGVRAGSLYHHFPEGKAELAAAVVDTAGAGIGALLRKLLAGDAPAADIMDRWVDVMAAGLAADERDGCPIEPIATESVTASPLVRAASARAFADWIGALADRLRADGWPDEQAEQAACAIVSLIEGALLMSRVAGEPGALHSAKAAARTLLDRGQE is encoded by the coding sequence GTGCCCCGACCCGACCGCAGCCGCGCCGCCCTGCTCGAGGTCGCGGGACAGCTGTTTCGCAGGCAGGGGTATGCGGCCACCGGTGTCAACCAGATCCTGGAGGTCGCCGGAGTCCGGGCCGGCTCGCTGTACCACCACTTTCCCGAGGGGAAGGCCGAATTGGCGGCGGCCGTCGTGGACACGGCCGGTGCGGGGATCGGTGCGCTGCTGCGCAAGCTACTGGCCGGCGACGCCCCGGCCGCCGACATCATGGACCGCTGGGTGGATGTGATGGCCGCCGGTCTCGCGGCCGACGAGCGTGACGGTTGCCCGATCGAACCGATCGCCACCGAATCGGTGACCGCGAGCCCCCTCGTGCGGGCAGCGTCGGCACGGGCCTTCGCCGACTGGATCGGTGCGCTCGCCGACCGGTTGCGCGCCGACGGCTGGCCCGACGAACAAGCCGAACAGGCCGCCTGCGCGATTGTCTCGTTGATCGAGGGCGCCCTGCTGATGTCCCGGGTCGCCGGAGAACCCGGCGCGCTGCACAGCGCCAAAGCCGCGGCCCGCACACTCCTGGACCGTGGCCAGGAATAG